One region of Deltaproteobacteria bacterium genomic DNA includes:
- a CDS encoding ATP-binding cassette domain-containing protein gives MRIELRGLAARHPASAASAAPALKPLGLAITPGEQVAVIGPSGAGKTTLLHAIACALKPAQGGLLLNDDDPWSLPVARLQKLRGRIFMAPQNPPLPPRQRAITAVLAARLPAQSLWRSLRSLVYPTGIGEAHAALQQFDLADKLWDRVDRLSGGERRRVGLARALVAPASLWLIDEPLSALDPTRAKLAIDTLTGAARERGVTLIVTLHQVNVAARFPRIIGLRDGELVFDLPSMELTDDRLARLYAQYEHELTGPRTYAAEPNSDNVALPGRIVPT, from the coding sequence TTGCGCATAGAATTGCGCGGCCTCGCGGCGCGCCATCCAGCCAGCGCAGCCAGTGCCGCGCCGGCTTTGAAGCCGCTCGGCCTTGCGATTACGCCGGGCGAGCAGGTGGCCGTGATCGGTCCTTCGGGAGCCGGCAAAACCACGCTCCTACACGCCATTGCCTGTGCGCTCAAGCCGGCGCAGGGGGGCTTGCTGCTCAATGACGATGACCCCTGGTCGCTGCCGGTGGCGCGCTTGCAAAAGCTGCGCGGCCGCATCTTCATGGCGCCGCAAAATCCGCCGCTGCCGCCGCGCCAGCGGGCAATCACCGCGGTTCTGGCGGCGCGCCTGCCGGCCCAGTCTCTTTGGCGGAGTCTGCGTTCTCTCGTCTATCCCACCGGCATTGGCGAAGCCCATGCGGCGCTACAACAGTTCGATCTCGCCGATAAATTATGGGATCGCGTCGACCGGCTTTCCGGCGGAGAGCGGCGACGGGTGGGCTTGGCGCGCGCGCTGGTAGCGCCGGCGTCTCTGTGGCTGATCGACGAGCCGCTCTCGGCTCTCGACCCGACGCGGGCGAAGTTGGCGATCGATACCTTGACGGGTGCGGCCCGTGAGCGCGGTGTGACTCTAATAGTCACCCTGCATCAGGTTAATGTCGCGGCGCGCTTTCCGCGGATAATTGGCTTGCGCGATGGCGAGCTGGTTTTCGATCTGCCGTCGATGGAATTGACTGACGACCGGCTGGCACGGCTCTATGCTCAATATGAGCATGAGTTGACGGGGCCTCGAACCTACGCGGCAGAGCCGAACTCTGACAATGTGGCGCTGCCGGGCCGAATTGTTCCGACCTGA
- a CDS encoding ABC transporter permease, with protein MTNLAALAPPRRDPAFHERLSWALLALVLLIPSLYATDFKPWVFFTPENLRVTARFIGDFFPPKLEVEFLTMVAREAWRTVAIATAGIALALVFAAPLALASTAILSVSSLPGRMHAIPFAARQAVRLLLIFLRSIPELVWALVFVRVVGLGATAGVLAIALTYSGMLGKVYGDILESGNLHSTTSLLRNGASRLQAFFYGLLPENAGELTSYTIYRWECAIRSSAVLGFVGAGGLGQQMELSMKMFNGSEVSTMLIAFVLLVWLADHVSLQLRKMIA; from the coding sequence ATGACTAACCTCGCCGCGCTAGCGCCGCCGCGCCGCGATCCGGCGTTCCACGAGCGCCTTTCTTGGGCTCTGCTGGCGCTGGTCCTATTGATCCCATCGCTCTACGCGACCGACTTCAAACCCTGGGTGTTCTTCACGCCCGAGAATCTGCGAGTCACCGCCCGTTTCATTGGCGATTTTTTTCCGCCCAAGCTCGAAGTCGAATTCTTGACCATGGTCGCGCGGGAGGCTTGGCGCACGGTGGCGATTGCGACAGCGGGGATTGCGCTGGCGCTGGTCTTCGCCGCGCCGCTGGCATTGGCGTCGACGGCGATTCTGTCGGTTTCGTCACTGCCCGGACGTATGCATGCAATCCCTTTTGCCGCGCGCCAGGCGGTTCGCTTGCTGCTGATTTTTCTGCGCAGCATTCCCGAGCTGGTTTGGGCGTTGGTTTTTGTGCGCGTGGTCGGGCTCGGAGCTACGGCCGGCGTGCTGGCGATCGCGCTCACCTATAGCGGAATGCTCGGCAAAGTCTACGGCGATATTCTCGAAAGCGGCAATCTGCATTCGACGACTTCCCTGCTGCGCAATGGCGCGAGCCGCTTGCAAGCATTCTTCTACGGCCTTTTGCCCGAGAACGCCGGAGAGCTCACCAGCTACACGATCTATCGCTGGGAGTGCGCGATTCGCTCCTCGGCGGTACTAGGTTTCGTTGGTGCCGGTGGGCTGGGCCAGCAAATGGAGTTGTCGATGAAAATGTTCAACGGCTCGGAAGTCAGCACCATGCTGATCGCCTTCGTGCTGTTGGTCTGGCTCGCCGATCACGTTAGCCTGCAACTGCGGAA